From Pontibacter actiniarum, a single genomic window includes:
- a CDS encoding endonuclease/exonuclease/phosphatase family protein: MSEKHTFSRRSFVKGIGVAAAIPLLPQVLHAEDTAYAGKAGTPHKVLTCNIRVALPDDDAKGFGWGARKKLCVDVMRAQKPDIICMQEVLRVQNEDLKQAFPNFFSYGFEGPEMDAHTEGYHGIAKNPIFFLGQRYELLSAGSYWLSDTPHIGGSMSWGTARARHVNWVRLKDKKSGLDFRVVNLHLDHQSQEAREKQINMVMDEVKQYPAGYQQLLTGDFNVGVDNAVYEIIRNEGWTDSYAAIHGEGEAGFTVHSFQGEDYPKKDKRKKIDFIFHRGGGRALSANIIKDHKGNLYPSDHYFVAADLMLGAEKS, from the coding sequence ATGTCAGAAAAACATACTTTCTCGCGAAGAAGCTTTGTGAAGGGCATCGGTGTGGCGGCAGCCATACCCTTGCTGCCACAAGTGCTTCACGCCGAAGATACTGCCTATGCAGGAAAAGCTGGCACACCGCATAAGGTACTTACCTGTAACATTAGGGTGGCCTTGCCAGACGATGATGCCAAAGGCTTTGGCTGGGGTGCGCGCAAAAAACTCTGTGTAGATGTAATGCGGGCGCAGAAGCCCGACATAATATGTATGCAGGAGGTGCTGCGTGTGCAGAATGAAGACCTGAAACAAGCATTTCCTAACTTCTTTTCCTATGGTTTTGAAGGGCCGGAGATGGATGCCCATACAGAAGGCTACCACGGCATCGCCAAAAATCCCATCTTTTTTTTAGGGCAGCGCTACGAGCTGCTCTCCGCCGGGTCTTATTGGCTGTCCGATACGCCACATATTGGTGGCAGCATGTCGTGGGGCACAGCCCGGGCAAGGCATGTCAACTGGGTACGTCTAAAAGACAAAAAGTCCGGTCTCGACTTTAGGGTCGTTAACCTGCACCTGGACCATCAGAGCCAGGAGGCGCGCGAGAAGCAGATAAACATGGTGATGGACGAGGTGAAACAATACCCCGCAGGTTACCAGCAGCTCCTGACCGGCGATTTTAATGTGGGGGTTGACAATGCTGTGTATGAGATTATTCGCAATGAGGGCTGGACAGACAGTTATGCTGCCATACATGGAGAGGGAGAGGCAGGGTTTACTGTGCACTCTTTTCAGGGGGAAGACTATCCGAAAAAAGACAAGCGCAAAAAAATAGATTTCATATTTCACCGTGGAGGAGGCAGAGCTCTCTCTGCTAACATCATCAAAGACCACAAGGGCAACCTGTATCCCAGCGACCACTATTTTGTAGCAGCAGATTTGATGCTGGGCGCTGAAAAGTCATAA
- a CDS encoding FAD-dependent oxidoreductase, giving the protein MASNKISIPAREVSVRKEVDVLVVGGGPSGIMAAQAAAEDGLKVALIESRSFVGGNMTIGLPILGFLGQKGNQIIKGLPQKFIDRLAEQNAASEHRPCPLHMSITLVEPEAVKAVGLEVLVESGVDVLLYAFCVDVIMEGDTLRGVVIESKAGREVILAKVVIDCSGDADVAYRAGVPTEQGNEHGGTQPPTMMFCLGGVDTEKLRQSITQEPRTYLTDFIPNEYFGQNHQFIVVGLRNLMQQAKAEGYQLPTERTIVITGLRKGEVWINMSSVQGVNGVDPQSLSYGEIKGREQIKEIHRYLVNYVPGFEESFFTKTAPFLGIRETRRIVGQYVMNRDDIMGCGRFDDAIAVASYPLDLHHPEGGGCTLEWCGDCYDIPYRSLVPLKVENLLVAGRSISTTHEAMSAIRVMAPCMAMGEAAGRAAKLAVREGIAPSKIDVQKLRAELVESGAFLNSPELAVSEL; this is encoded by the coding sequence ATGGCAAGTAATAAAATTTCTATACCTGCAAGAGAGGTTTCCGTGCGCAAAGAAGTGGATGTGTTGGTAGTAGGCGGAGGCCCATCCGGTATCATGGCGGCACAGGCAGCCGCTGAAGACGGACTTAAGGTGGCCCTTATCGAGAGCAGAAGCTTTGTGGGTGGTAACATGACCATCGGCCTTCCTATACTTGGTTTCCTGGGCCAGAAAGGTAACCAGATCATCAAGGGCCTGCCGCAGAAGTTTATCGACAGACTCGCTGAGCAAAATGCTGCCAGCGAACACCGCCCATGCCCGCTGCACATGAGCATAACCTTAGTAGAGCCGGAGGCGGTAAAGGCTGTAGGCCTCGAGGTATTGGTGGAGAGCGGTGTAGATGTGCTGCTGTACGCTTTCTGTGTGGATGTAATTATGGAGGGCGATACCCTGCGTGGCGTGGTCATTGAGAGCAAGGCTGGCCGTGAAGTTATACTTGCCAAGGTTGTGATTGATTGTTCCGGCGATGCAGACGTGGCATACCGTGCAGGTGTGCCCACCGAGCAGGGCAACGAGCATGGTGGCACACAACCACCTACCATGATGTTTTGCCTGGGTGGCGTGGATACCGAGAAGCTTCGTCAAAGTATAACCCAGGAGCCGAGAACCTACCTGACAGATTTTATCCCGAACGAGTATTTTGGGCAGAACCACCAGTTTATTGTAGTGGGCCTTCGTAACCTGATGCAGCAAGCCAAGGCGGAAGGATACCAGCTGCCAACCGAGCGCACCATCGTAATTACTGGCCTGAGAAAAGGTGAAGTATGGATTAATATGTCCAGCGTGCAGGGCGTTAACGGGGTGGACCCGCAAAGCCTGTCCTATGGCGAGATCAAAGGCCGTGAGCAGATCAAAGAAATTCACCGCTACCTTGTCAACTACGTGCCAGGTTTCGAAGAATCCTTTTTCACGAAAACTGCGCCGTTCCTGGGTATCCGGGAGACAAGGCGTATCGTGGGCCAGTATGTAATGAACCGTGATGACATCATGGGTTGCGGTAGGTTTGACGATGCCATTGCCGTGGCGAGCTACCCACTGGACCTGCATCACCCGGAAGGCGGAGGCTGTACCCTGGAGTGGTGTGGCGACTGCTATGATATTCCGTACCGTTCGCTCGTGCCGCTAAAAGTAGAAAACCTGCTGGTGGCTGGGCGTAGCATTTCAACCACACACGAGGCTATGTCAGCTATCCGGGTAATGGCGCCTTGTATGGCCATGGGCGAGGCAGCAGGCCGTGCGGCCAAGCTGGCCGTGCGTGAGGGCATTGCCCCATCAAAAATAGATGTGCAGAAACTGCGCGCCGAACTGGTGGAGTCAGGCGCTTTCCTGAACTCGCCGGAGCTGGCAGTTTCTGAGTTATAA
- a CDS encoding sodium:solute symporter family transporter: MNSTDLIVLVIYLAGLLVMGSIFSRLKNTQEMFAAGGQSPWWLSGLSAFMTTFSAGTFVVWGGIAYQHGMVGVSILAVIGVASMLVGWLLAGRWKSFGYDSAAAFLDARFGRSIVQFYTWLQGTVGVFTMGGAIYALAVIVTALIPLPADHFLADPETGHFSVTIASLLISVLVILITSGGGLWAVLMTDALQFIILTVSVLVVVPLMLLRVGGVDGFVEKAPEGFFSLVSGEFTWFFLAGWSLVFFFKMGGEWAYIQRFVCVPSQKDAKKSSYLFGILYLVSPLIWMLPPMAYRLIDPSADPEQAYILACQVVLPAGMLGLMIAAMCSATASMVTTQLNVFAGAFTTEFYQRLIRPEADDKELVTVGRVITLLLGGIAIAGALIIPRMGTYTGYILASVAILTGPLVLPTIWGLFSSKIGLGTAWTVTLLSIAVGLLVKGGFQTDGWFTDIAFFAPFTKLAQLNVRMTEIVVGTAFPLALLLIAEVTIKKTHAGWERIQANRTRHHKAVPVTPSPLPARLCGWSTIIVGAIMLVLAVVDQVDALILGGFAALLLLIGVGILLLAKRLERLATEKEAAIQQVQQEKELINNGW; the protein is encoded by the coding sequence ATGAACAGTACCGATCTTATCGTTTTAGTAATTTATCTGGCGGGCTTGCTGGTGATGGGGAGTATCTTCTCACGTTTAAAGAATACGCAGGAAATGTTTGCAGCCGGAGGCCAGTCGCCGTGGTGGCTTTCGGGGCTCTCTGCGTTTATGACCACCTTCTCTGCCGGTACGTTTGTGGTATGGGGCGGCATTGCCTATCAGCATGGAATGGTAGGTGTATCTATACTTGCCGTAATCGGTGTAGCCTCCATGCTGGTAGGGTGGCTGCTGGCTGGCCGCTGGAAAAGCTTTGGCTACGACTCTGCCGCTGCTTTTCTGGATGCCCGCTTCGGCAGGTCCATTGTGCAGTTCTATACTTGGTTGCAGGGTACGGTAGGGGTGTTTACCATGGGGGGCGCCATCTACGCACTAGCCGTCATTGTCACGGCACTTATTCCCCTCCCTGCCGATCATTTCCTGGCCGATCCTGAAACAGGTCACTTCTCTGTTACCATTGCCTCGCTGCTCATATCCGTCTTGGTTATTCTAATTACCTCTGGCGGTGGCCTGTGGGCGGTTTTGATGACCGATGCCTTGCAGTTTATCATACTTACAGTTTCTGTGCTGGTAGTGGTGCCGCTTATGTTGCTGCGTGTTGGTGGTGTGGATGGGTTCGTTGAAAAAGCACCAGAAGGATTCTTTTCCCTTGTTTCAGGGGAGTTTACCTGGTTCTTCCTGGCAGGCTGGAGCCTGGTGTTTTTCTTTAAAATGGGAGGAGAGTGGGCTTACATCCAGCGCTTTGTGTGCGTTCCTTCCCAAAAAGACGCTAAAAAATCATCTTACCTGTTCGGTATTTTATACTTGGTGAGCCCATTAATCTGGATGCTGCCGCCTATGGCATACCGCCTGATTGATCCTTCTGCTGATCCGGAGCAAGCGTACATCCTGGCGTGCCAGGTGGTGTTACCTGCCGGTATGCTGGGGCTGATGATTGCGGCCATGTGTTCGGCTACGGCAAGTATGGTAACTACCCAACTGAACGTGTTTGCGGGTGCGTTTACCACAGAGTTTTACCAGCGCCTGATCCGGCCTGAAGCTGATGACAAAGAACTCGTGACAGTAGGGCGTGTGATTACGCTGCTGCTCGGAGGGATTGCGATAGCAGGTGCCCTGATCATACCCCGCATGGGTACTTATACTGGGTACATACTTGCCTCGGTGGCCATACTTACGGGGCCACTGGTGCTGCCTACTATTTGGGGCCTTTTCTCCAGTAAAATCGGCCTGGGCACTGCCTGGACGGTTACCCTGCTAAGTATAGCAGTAGGCCTTCTAGTAAAAGGTGGCTTTCAGACAGACGGCTGGTTTACGGATATAGCCTTTTTTGCACCGTTCACAAAACTTGCGCAGCTCAACGTGCGCATGACCGAAATAGTGGTCGGTACTGCCTTCCCCTTAGCACTACTCCTGATCGCGGAGGTAACCATCAAAAAAACACACGCTGGCTGGGAGCGCATACAGGCAAACCGTACCCGGCACCACAAAGCTGTACCCGTTACACCTTCGCCACTACCAGCCCGCCTTTGCGGGTGGTCTACCATCATTGTAGGTGCCATAATGCTGGTGCTGGCTGTAGTAGACCAGGTGGATGCCCTGATCCTGGGCGGTTTTGCGGCATTGTTGCTTTTGATCGGGGTAGGCATCCTGCTGCTGGCTAAAAGGTTAGAACGGTTAGCGACAGAGAAAGAGGCAGCCATACAACAGGTGCAGCAAGAAAAAGAGCTGATCAACAACGGGTGGTAA
- a CDS encoding metallophosphoesterase, giving the protein MKKFLTLKFQSQTDCGTAYVSKFFFFACLLISLSACKSDSDADPFPEEEAIAQEEDAFFTIAVLPDTQYYTSLKHGGTMEMFAEQIQWIRDNKQAQNIAYVVHLGDMVDHGDDANEVEWERAKTEMYKLEADNIPYGVAVGNHDQTPFGNPASPGTNSGYGTYFGRNHMQQFSWYGGAYGSSNNSDNHYDLFTANGQNYIVLYLEFNSPGQEKYSVSIESAVMAWAEGVLDSYSDRKAIVVSHSILNRPNGSNSDVKPGEGNNSVASQFTNQGDVIYNRMKLHNNVFLMLSGHISGEGFRRDNYNGHIIKSYLADYQSRENAPYDGTNRNGGNGLMRMMKFNTTKQTLTVRTFAPRPGSNILETDGDSQFTEPLYN; this is encoded by the coding sequence ATGAAAAAGTTTCTAACCTTAAAGTTCCAAAGCCAAACTGATTGTGGTACAGCTTATGTGAGCAAGTTCTTCTTTTTTGCCTGCTTGCTAATCAGCCTTTCAGCCTGTAAAAGTGACTCCGATGCTGACCCTTTTCCTGAGGAGGAAGCCATAGCGCAGGAGGAAGACGCGTTCTTCACAATTGCCGTGCTGCCGGACACACAATACTATACTTCATTAAAGCATGGCGGCACCATGGAGATGTTCGCGGAGCAGATTCAGTGGATAAGAGACAATAAGCAGGCACAGAATATTGCCTATGTGGTGCATTTGGGAGATATGGTAGACCACGGAGACGATGCAAACGAGGTGGAGTGGGAGCGAGCGAAAACAGAAATGTATAAACTGGAGGCTGACAACATACCTTATGGTGTAGCGGTAGGCAACCACGATCAGACGCCATTCGGTAATCCGGCTTCTCCGGGTACGAACAGTGGCTATGGTACGTATTTCGGCAGAAACCATATGCAGCAGTTTTCGTGGTATGGCGGTGCTTACGGCTCATCTAACAACAGCGACAACCACTATGATTTATTTACGGCCAACGGCCAGAACTACATCGTGTTGTACCTAGAGTTTAATTCACCGGGGCAGGAAAAGTATAGTGTCTCCATTGAGAGCGCCGTGATGGCTTGGGCAGAAGGGGTGCTCGATAGCTATTCCGATCGCAAAGCTATTGTAGTGAGCCACAGTATCCTGAACAGGCCAAACGGATCGAACAGCGATGTGAAACCCGGAGAGGGAAACAACAGTGTTGCCAGCCAGTTCACCAACCAGGGTGATGTGATCTACAACCGTATGAAGCTACATAACAACGTGTTCCTGATGCTGAGCGGGCATATCTCCGGCGAAGGGTTTCGACGTGATAATTACAATGGTCACATTATCAAGTCGTACCTGGCCGATTACCAGTCGCGCGAGAACGCCCCTTACGATGGCACCAACCGGAACGGTGGTAATGGCCTGATGCGCATGATGAAGTTTAACACTACGAAACAAACTTTAACTGTGCGCACCTTTGCTCCGCGCCCGGGCAGCAATATTTTAGAGACTGACGGCGACAGCCAGTTTACAGAGCCTTTGTACAACTAG
- a CDS encoding metallophosphoesterase: MIWRAGGMCLLLLSALSGFAQGKKAFQEPKLSTQDSYTMVILPDLQNYVKFQRNQPILDVMMNWVVARKDSLNIGMVLCTGDLVEHDDIINPDGKKMDQTGRQQWLNVSGAFGKLDNQLPYVTATGNHDYNIFSYTHKPKTTHFPTYFYSEKNRENKKLLREVFTNVYGENSLENAAYEWLSPVGKKFLFLSLEFAPRDTVLGWAREVVAKDKYKDHTVILLTHAYLNYKNEHIESMSYDLTDANPGLAVWDKLVKGSKNIEMVVSGHIGAKDNARKHVGYRTDKNAAGKTVHQMTFNAQAMGGGHYGNGGDGWLRILEFLPDGKTVQVKTFSPFFALSPSTQHLAWRHANYDEFTFQFD; the protein is encoded by the coding sequence ATGATTTGGCGAGCAGGCGGTATGTGTCTGCTCCTGCTTTCGGCCCTTTCTGGTTTTGCACAGGGTAAAAAGGCATTTCAGGAGCCAAAACTATCTACGCAAGACTCTTATACGATGGTAATCCTGCCGGACTTACAGAACTATGTAAAGTTCCAGCGCAACCAGCCTATACTAGATGTGATGATGAACTGGGTAGTGGCACGCAAGGATAGCCTGAACATTGGGATGGTGCTGTGTACCGGCGACTTGGTGGAGCATGATGACATTATCAATCCGGACGGCAAAAAGATGGACCAGACGGGCAGGCAGCAGTGGCTGAACGTATCCGGTGCTTTTGGTAAACTGGATAACCAGCTGCCTTACGTAACAGCCACTGGCAACCACGATTACAACATCTTCAGCTACACGCATAAGCCTAAAACAACTCATTTCCCCACTTACTTCTACTCCGAGAAAAACCGTGAAAACAAGAAGCTGCTGCGGGAGGTGTTTACCAACGTGTACGGCGAGAACAGCCTGGAGAATGCTGCTTACGAATGGTTGTCTCCGGTTGGTAAGAAATTCCTGTTTCTGTCGCTGGAGTTTGCCCCGCGCGATACCGTGTTAGGCTGGGCCAGAGAGGTGGTGGCAAAAGATAAGTATAAAGACCACACCGTGATACTGCTCACACATGCTTACCTGAACTACAAAAATGAGCACATCGAAAGTATGTCTTACGACCTGACAGACGCTAACCCTGGGCTGGCCGTTTGGGACAAGCTGGTGAAAGGTTCTAAAAACATTGAAATGGTGGTATCAGGCCATATCGGAGCCAAAGACAATGCCCGAAAGCATGTAGGGTATCGAACTGATAAAAACGCAGCCGGTAAAACCGTGCACCAGATGACCTTTAACGCGCAGGCCATGGGAGGCGGGCACTATGGCAACGGTGGCGACGGCTGGCTTAGAATCCTGGAATTTCTGCCTGACGGGAAGACAGTTCAGGTAAAGACATTCTCTCCCTTTTTCGCTTTATCGCCCTCTACGCAGCATCTGGCCTGGCGACATGCCAACTACGATGAGTTTACCTTTCAATTTGATTAA
- a CDS encoding RagB/SusD family nutrient uptake outer membrane protein — MKKLIALIALLPLLLGCTKLDVNPLSEGSSENWYSDETEITLALNDLYRTYLWDFEINYNTERMSDNWTQRQAIDAFPAGSVNSEWSRSEDLWLSTYKGITRANTILNSLDNATGKVAEAKIKQLAAEASLMRAVFYARLVFYYGDVPFYTGYLNIDDAFELGRTDKEVVLQQVYKDFDAAIESLPVSYGSNELGRATKGAALAFKARAALYMGDWVIARDAAKACMDLQVYSLHPNYGEYFLSKTRNSPETVFALPRSFELGSSWGAKNFYTRTPGGSAVAQPSWELFCAYPCTDGLPIDESPLFNPREPFKNRDPRCAMTIVEFGTEHLGVIYNPNPYATKVLNMETEKMVANKDTRSVDTYASYNGLALKKGVDEDWSDNNETDFDIRIMRYADVLLMYAEAQIELNEIDASVLDAINAVRARAYGVDVTNTTAYPALTATSQEQLRKELRNERRIEFAWENRRFDDLLRWRLAEKALIRPIYGILDPNDLKQRVVDQNLWFYSQAPEIDENWLPDFSALHNAGTVKVLVERNFDKERQYLFPIPSKEIIINKNLKQNPNY, encoded by the coding sequence ATGAAAAAGCTTATAGCTCTTATAGCACTGCTGCCGCTGCTGCTAGGCTGTACAAAACTAGACGTAAATCCTTTGTCTGAGGGTTCTTCTGAGAACTGGTACTCCGATGAGACAGAGATAACCCTGGCCCTAAACGATTTGTACAGGACCTACCTATGGGATTTTGAAATCAACTATAACACAGAGCGCATGAGTGATAACTGGACACAGCGCCAGGCGATCGATGCTTTTCCGGCAGGCTCTGTCAACAGTGAGTGGTCCCGGTCAGAAGATTTGTGGCTGAGCACCTATAAAGGTATCACCCGGGCTAATACCATATTGAACAGCCTGGACAACGCAACCGGCAAGGTTGCCGAAGCGAAAATAAAACAATTAGCGGCAGAGGCCTCCCTAATGCGGGCTGTGTTTTATGCCCGCCTGGTTTTCTACTATGGTGATGTGCCTTTTTACACAGGTTATTTAAACATAGATGATGCCTTTGAATTGGGGCGCACAGATAAAGAAGTCGTGCTGCAGCAGGTTTACAAAGATTTTGATGCGGCTATCGAAAGCCTGCCGGTAAGCTATGGCAGCAACGAATTAGGGCGAGCTACTAAAGGGGCAGCACTGGCTTTTAAAGCAAGAGCCGCCTTATACATGGGCGATTGGGTTATAGCACGCGATGCTGCCAAAGCATGTATGGACCTGCAGGTGTACTCGCTACACCCGAACTATGGAGAGTACTTTCTGTCTAAAACGAGAAACTCCCCAGAGACGGTTTTCGCCTTGCCGCGCTCGTTCGAACTGGGTTCCTCCTGGGGTGCCAAGAATTTTTACACCCGTACCCCGGGTGGAAGCGCGGTGGCACAACCATCCTGGGAACTGTTTTGCGCCTACCCTTGCACCGATGGCCTTCCGATAGACGAATCGCCGCTCTTCAACCCGAGAGAACCCTTCAAAAACCGTGACCCTCGTTGTGCCATGACCATTGTGGAGTTTGGAACAGAGCACCTGGGAGTAATCTATAACCCTAATCCTTATGCTACCAAAGTGCTGAATATGGAGACGGAAAAAATGGTTGCGAACAAAGACACCAGAAGCGTAGATACCTATGCCTCTTACAACGGGTTGGCACTGAAGAAGGGAGTGGACGAAGATTGGTCTGATAACAACGAAACAGACTTCGACATCAGAATTATGCGCTATGCGGATGTGCTACTGATGTATGCCGAAGCTCAAATAGAGCTGAATGAAATTGATGCCTCGGTGCTTGATGCCATTAATGCCGTGCGGGCCAGGGCTTATGGTGTGGATGTAACCAATACAACGGCTTATCCGGCCCTTACCGCCACCAGCCAGGAGCAGTTGCGAAAAGAGCTGCGCAACGAAAGGCGTATCGAGTTTGCCTGGGAAAACAGAAGGTTTGATGACCTGCTGCGATGGCGCCTGGCTGAGAAGGCACTGATCCGTCCGATCTACGGCATTCTGGATCCGAATGACCTGAAGCAGAGGGTGGTAGACCAGAATTTGTGGTTCTATTCTCAGGCACCAGAAATTGATGAAAATTGGCTGCCGGATTTTTCAGCGTTACACAACGCAGGTACTGTGAAGGTGTTGGTGGAGCGTAACTTCGACAAAGAAAGACAGTACCTGTTCCCGATCCCATCCAAAGAAATCATCATCAACAAGAACTTAAAGCAGAACCCTAATTATTAA